A part of Paenarthrobacter sp. A20 genomic DNA contains:
- the rpmF gene encoding 50S ribosomal protein L32: MAVPKRKMSRANTRARRAQWKATAPNLVKTIENGQVTYSLPHQAKVVTDSAGTALFLEYKGRKVADA; this comes from the coding sequence GTGGCTGTTCCCAAGCGGAAAATGTCTCGCGCAAATACACGCGCCCGCCGTGCCCAGTGGAAGGCAACTGCCCCCAACTTGGTCAAGACCATCGAAAACGGTCAGGTTACCTACAGCCTGCCGCACCAGGCAAAGGTCGTTACTGACTCTGCCGGCACCGCGCTGTTCCTTGAATACAAGGGCCGCAAGGTCGCAGACGCCTAA
- the coaD gene encoding pantetheine-phosphate adenylyltransferase — translation MRRAVCPGSFDPIHNGHLEVIARAAGLFDEVIVAVSTNYAKKYRFSLEDRMEMARETLASLRGIIVEPMGEGLLAEYCRHRGVSAIVKGLRSSSDFDYELPMATMNRQLAGVETVFLPAEAHYVHLSSTLIKEVNVLGGDISDFVPKSVLKRLLAGEPPTEHPRKG, via the coding sequence ATGAGACGCGCGGTTTGCCCTGGATCCTTTGACCCTATCCACAATGGACACCTCGAAGTCATTGCCCGGGCCGCGGGCTTGTTTGACGAAGTCATTGTGGCCGTGTCCACCAATTACGCCAAGAAGTACCGGTTCAGCCTCGAAGACCGGATGGAGATGGCCCGCGAAACGCTGGCCTCGCTTCGCGGGATAATCGTCGAGCCGATGGGTGAAGGACTGTTGGCGGAATACTGCCGGCACAGGGGCGTCTCGGCCATCGTCAAGGGCCTCCGTTCGTCCTCGGATTTCGACTACGAGTTGCCGATGGCCACGATGAACCGCCAGTTGGCCGGAGTGGAGACCGTCTTCCTCCCGGCGGAAGCACACTACGTCCACCTGTCCTCCACCCTCATCAAAGAGGTCAACGTTCTGGGAGGGGATATCTCTGATTTTGTCCCCAAATCCGTGCTGAAGCGGCTGCTCGCTGGCGAGCCGCCAACGGAACACCCGCGCAAAGGGTAA
- the rsmD gene encoding 16S rRNA (guanine(966)-N(2))-methyltransferase RsmD has translation MSRIIAGVGGGNPLTSVPGTATRPTTDRVKEALFSRLESLAAIDDARVLDLYAGSGALGIESASRGARTVDLVEFDAKASDVCQRNADLVNQLLGGRKVSVHRSKVESFLERAGDADVWDLVFLDPPYPLDEPALSAVLAKLAPHVDEGAVIVVERSSRSPEPEWPESLECFADKKYGETKLWFAEPA, from the coding sequence GTGAGCCGGATCATTGCCGGGGTGGGCGGCGGAAACCCGCTCACCAGCGTCCCCGGAACCGCTACCCGGCCCACCACGGACAGGGTGAAGGAAGCGCTGTTTTCGCGTTTGGAATCCTTGGCGGCCATTGACGACGCCCGGGTCCTGGACCTTTATGCGGGCTCGGGTGCCTTGGGGATTGAAAGCGCCAGCCGGGGTGCCCGCACCGTGGATCTCGTGGAGTTCGATGCCAAGGCAAGCGACGTGTGCCAGCGCAATGCCGATTTGGTCAACCAGCTTTTGGGCGGCAGGAAGGTCTCGGTCCATCGCTCCAAGGTGGAATCCTTCCTGGAACGCGCGGGGGACGCTGACGTGTGGGATCTGGTCTTCCTTGATCCGCCCTACCCCTTGGACGAACCGGCCCTGAGCGCGGTGCTCGCAAAATTGGCGCCCCACGTGGATGAGGGCGCCGTCATTGTGGTGGAACGAAGTTCACGCAGCCCCGAACCAGAGTGGCCTGAGTCCTTGGAATGCTTCGCGGACAAGAAGTATGGCGAGACCAAACTCTGGTTCGCTGAACCGGCCTGA
- a CDS encoding spermidine synthase, translating to MNLTEPSEVFYEYLRRIGHVVDLAAEPGTSIRALHLGAGALTLARYIEATRPGSEQYAVELERELLDFVLQKLPMPEGTTLHTHIGDARDALAELPAKVLFDVVILDIFSGPEAPAHIACREFYEEAAARLQPHGVLIINVGDEPALTLVRSQVAAMRESMPDVAAFAETGMFAGRYPGNIILVGTRGQWPPEWTTELLARGPHPATVLTGMDLDRITG from the coding sequence GTGAATCTCACGGAACCAAGCGAGGTCTTCTACGAGTACTTGCGGAGGATCGGCCATGTGGTGGACCTGGCCGCTGAACCAGGAACATCCATCAGAGCCCTGCATTTGGGCGCAGGCGCGCTCACACTTGCCCGCTATATCGAGGCCACGCGCCCGGGCTCTGAACAGTACGCGGTTGAACTCGAACGCGAACTCCTGGACTTCGTGCTGCAAAAACTGCCCATGCCTGAGGGCACCACACTGCACACCCATATTGGCGACGCACGCGATGCCTTGGCGGAGCTTCCCGCCAAGGTGCTGTTCGACGTCGTGATTCTCGACATCTTTTCCGGGCCTGAGGCCCCGGCGCACATTGCCTGCAGGGAGTTCTACGAAGAAGCTGCGGCGCGGCTGCAGCCCCATGGGGTGTTGATCATCAACGTGGGCGATGAACCTGCGCTGACACTGGTACGCAGCCAGGTGGCGGCCATGCGCGAATCCATGCCTGACGTCGCCGCCTTTGCTGAAACGGGAATGTTCGCAGGCCGTTATCCGGGCAACATCATCCTGGTAGGCACCCGCGGGCAGTGGCCGCCGGAGTGGACAACAGAGCTTCTGGCGCGGGGTCCGCATCCAGCCACCGTCCTCACCGGCATGGACCTGGACCGGATAACCGGCTAG
- the mutM gene encoding bifunctional DNA-formamidopyrimidine glycosylase/DNA-(apurinic or apyrimidinic site) lyase, whose translation MPELPEVEVVRRGLARWVRGRSITAVEVLDPRSIRRHALGTEDFIGNLEHATVLDVVRRGKFLWMPLAMNTPHEATAAELPKVALMAHLGMSGQLLMQDPAVPDEKHLKVRLTLSPLDDMPEQLRFVDQRIFGGLFVTSLVPTSDGGPGGLGETPLPEIAEEASHIARDPLDPFFSFDAFHRKIRNRKTGIKRALLDQSVISGIGNIYADEALWRARLHYARATDTMRRADAERLVEAVRDVMNAALAAGGTSFDSLYVNVNGDSGYFARSLNAYGRAGELCGRCEAIGLHSIMKREQFMNRSSYTCPVCQPRPRNGRW comes from the coding sequence ATGCCTGAGCTTCCCGAAGTAGAGGTAGTGCGTCGCGGCCTGGCCCGTTGGGTCCGTGGACGTTCCATTACCGCCGTCGAGGTCCTCGATCCGCGTTCCATCAGGCGGCATGCCCTGGGCACGGAAGACTTCATCGGAAACCTTGAGCACGCCACTGTGCTGGACGTCGTTCGCCGGGGAAAGTTCCTTTGGATGCCCCTTGCCATGAACACTCCACACGAAGCCACAGCCGCAGAGCTCCCCAAAGTGGCGCTGATGGCGCATCTGGGAATGAGCGGCCAGTTGCTGATGCAGGACCCGGCCGTGCCGGACGAAAAGCATCTCAAGGTCAGGCTCACTCTCAGCCCGTTGGATGACATGCCGGAGCAGCTGCGGTTCGTGGACCAAAGGATTTTTGGCGGCCTGTTCGTGACGTCCCTGGTACCGACGTCCGACGGCGGCCCCGGCGGCTTGGGCGAAACGCCCTTGCCTGAGATCGCGGAGGAAGCATCCCACATTGCCAGGGATCCGCTTGACCCGTTCTTTTCGTTCGACGCGTTCCATCGAAAGATCAGGAACCGCAAGACTGGCATCAAGAGGGCGCTGCTGGACCAGTCCGTCATTTCGGGCATTGGCAACATATATGCGGATGAAGCCTTGTGGCGCGCCCGCCTCCACTACGCCAGGGCCACGGACACCATGCGCCGTGCCGATGCAGAGCGGCTCGTAGAGGCGGTGAGGGACGTGATGAACGCTGCGTTGGCTGCAGGCGGGACAAGTTTCGATTCCCTCTATGTGAATGTCAACGGCGATTCCGGGTACTTCGCCCGGTCGCTCAATGCCTATGGGCGTGCGGGCGAATTGTGCGGCCGCTGCGAGGCAATCGGCCTGCACAGCATCATGAAAAGGGAACAGTTCATGAACCGTTCCTCCTATACATGCCCGGTGTGCCAACCCCGGCCACGGAACGGACGTTGGTAG
- a CDS encoding aminotransferase class I/II-fold pyridoxal phosphate-dependent enzyme encodes MADMASAGSSPSLDISAGTTPDAGPAPWQRAAIGANLLSPEGGLGVTIFEEMTTLALSTGAINLGQGFPDEDGPAEIKAAARTAIESGANQYAPGKGVPALREAIAAHQQRFYGLTPDPDTEVLVTTGATEAIAATLLAFVQPGDEVLTFEPFYDSYGAIIGMAGATHVTAPLLAPDFLPDLPALESAFSSRTKIVLLNNPHNPTGAVFPEGVLSRIVELAAKYGAIIVSDEVYEHLTFGVAHIPIASLPGASERTITISSAGKTFSFTGWKIGWLSGPEHLVSAVRTVKQFLTYSSGTPFQSAIAVGLGLPDEFYTGIATTLHHKRDILAEGLRAAGFGVYTPSGTYFINVDTAPLGIRDSVDLARRLPGLVGVAAIPVPVFCHPEGAERTRSLLRFAFCKKTDVLEEAASRLATLKDRL; translated from the coding sequence ATGGCTGACATGGCATCCGCAGGCAGCAGCCCCTCCCTAGATATCAGCGCAGGCACCACCCCGGACGCCGGTCCAGCACCCTGGCAACGGGCTGCCATCGGAGCCAACCTGCTCTCGCCTGAGGGAGGGCTGGGAGTGACCATCTTCGAGGAGATGACCACGCTGGCACTCTCCACCGGCGCCATCAACCTGGGCCAAGGCTTCCCCGATGAAGACGGACCCGCCGAGATCAAGGCAGCAGCCCGGACTGCCATTGAATCCGGGGCAAACCAGTACGCACCCGGCAAAGGCGTTCCCGCCCTCAGGGAGGCCATCGCGGCACACCAGCAGCGCTTTTACGGGCTGACCCCGGATCCGGACACTGAAGTCCTTGTCACCACCGGCGCCACGGAAGCGATCGCCGCCACGCTGCTAGCCTTCGTCCAGCCTGGCGACGAAGTACTGACCTTCGAACCCTTCTACGACTCCTACGGGGCCATTATCGGTATGGCAGGTGCCACCCACGTCACCGCTCCCCTTCTGGCCCCGGATTTCCTTCCTGACCTTCCGGCATTGGAAAGCGCCTTCAGCAGCCGCACCAAAATCGTCCTGCTGAACAACCCGCATAACCCCACAGGTGCCGTTTTCCCCGAAGGCGTCCTGTCCAGGATCGTGGAACTGGCTGCCAAATACGGCGCCATCATTGTCAGCGATGAAGTCTACGAGCACCTGACGTTTGGCGTGGCCCACATCCCCATTGCGTCCCTGCCGGGGGCATCGGAACGGACCATCACCATCTCCTCCGCCGGAAAGACCTTCTCCTTCACGGGCTGGAAAATAGGCTGGCTCAGCGGACCGGAACACCTGGTCTCGGCCGTACGTACCGTGAAGCAATTCCTGACTTACAGCTCCGGCACGCCGTTCCAGAGCGCCATTGCCGTGGGCCTCGGCCTTCCCGATGAGTTCTACACGGGTATCGCCACGACGCTCCACCACAAACGCGACATCCTGGCCGAAGGGCTGCGCGCAGCAGGGTTCGGTGTGTACACCCCCAGCGGTACCTACTTCATCAACGTGGACACAGCACCGCTGGGCATCCGTGATTCCGTGGACCTGGCACGGCGCCTGCCGGGACTTGTTGGCGTGGCAGCCATTCCCGTTCCCGTCTTCTGCCACCCTGAAGGAGCCGAGCGGACACGGAGCCTGCTCCGGTTTGCCTTCTGCAAGAAGACTGATGTCCTGGAAGAAGCCGCCAGCCGCCTGGCAACGCTCAAGGACCGGCTCTGA
- a CDS encoding DUF177 domain-containing protein — translation MALVVKDLGRSPGTMRTLNEHVPAPSDLGVALIGVKEGSDIELDLRLEAVHEGILVSGTVDVEVTGECGRCLDPLAYDLEVNVQELFFYEGVELSGEGDDEEQRRVEYDLIDLEPVLRDAVVTMLPFQPVCREDCQGLCSECGARLEDEPGHHHEVIDPRWAALADLAKTDRQTD, via the coding sequence TTGGCGCTGGTAGTCAAGGACCTTGGACGCAGTCCAGGGACCATGCGGACACTCAACGAGCATGTACCTGCGCCAAGTGACCTTGGTGTGGCGCTCATTGGCGTAAAGGAAGGCTCGGATATCGAGCTGGATCTTCGTCTTGAGGCCGTACACGAAGGAATTCTGGTATCTGGAACCGTGGACGTCGAAGTAACTGGCGAATGCGGTCGATGCCTGGATCCCCTTGCGTATGACCTTGAGGTCAATGTGCAAGAACTTTTCTTCTACGAAGGCGTTGAGCTTTCGGGTGAAGGAGACGATGAAGAGCAACGTCGAGTCGAGTACGATCTGATCGATCTTGAGCCGGTGTTGCGGGACGCAGTTGTCACTATGCTGCCGTTCCAGCCGGTGTGCCGGGAAGACTGCCAGGGTCTGTGTTCCGAATGCGGAGCGCGCCTGGAAGACGAGCCGGGGCACCACCACGAGGTCATTGACCCTCGCTGGGCTGCCCTAGCTGATCTGGCTAAGACTGACCGGCAAACCGATTAG
- the rnc gene encoding ribonuclease III yields the protein MSSTEELLKRLGVSIDTETLRLALTHRSYAYENGGIPTNERLEFLGDSILGFSVTDSLYRENPTLPEGELAKRRSAVVSTRALAGIGREIGVGEFIYLGQGEKLTDGKNKASILADTMEALIGATYLSNDMETARQLVMRLVGPLLKDAGALGAGTDWKTSIQELTASRQLGAIHYAVEGSGPDHARTFEAVLNIGGTPYGRGSGHSKKEAEQEAAADAWRALTALDPTPAGPASA from the coding sequence ATGTCTTCAACTGAAGAGCTTCTGAAGCGTCTCGGTGTCTCGATTGACACCGAGACGCTTCGTCTTGCTCTGACACATCGCTCATACGCGTATGAGAACGGCGGGATTCCCACCAACGAGCGCCTCGAGTTCCTCGGCGACTCCATCCTGGGCTTCTCCGTCACCGATTCTCTCTACCGTGAGAACCCCACGCTGCCCGAAGGCGAGCTCGCCAAACGGCGCTCCGCCGTCGTCAGCACGCGTGCGCTGGCCGGAATCGGCCGCGAAATCGGTGTTGGTGAGTTCATTTACCTCGGGCAAGGCGAGAAGCTGACCGACGGTAAGAACAAAGCCTCCATCCTGGCTGACACCATGGAAGCCTTGATTGGCGCCACATACCTGTCAAATGACATGGAAACCGCACGCCAGTTGGTCATGCGCTTGGTGGGTCCGCTCCTCAAGGACGCCGGGGCCCTTGGTGCCGGGACCGACTGGAAGACGAGCATCCAGGAATTGACTGCCAGCCGGCAACTTGGTGCCATCCACTACGCAGTGGAAGGTTCGGGGCCGGACCATGCCCGCACTTTTGAGGCAGTACTGAACATCGGCGGCACTCCTTACGGCCGCGGTTCAGGCCATTCCAAAAAGGAAGCGGAACAGGAAGCAGCCGCTGATGCCTGGCGCGCCTTGACCGCCTTGGACCCGACGCCAGCCGGCCCTGCGTCTGCCTGA